The sequence GAAATCTAACTTGATTTCGTTGCTATGCCGTATTAACTATTGCCCTGATGTATTTTAACTGACAAGTAGTACGGAATTGATTCTTCAGTTATAACTATGTCACTAGATAGATGCCAATATTCAGCATCTATCTTTATCTATTCTTGTCGTTACATCGAAATTGATTTCCAACAAACAGGCTCTCGAAATCCAGGAATCATCGCCTCATTAAGAATCACCTTCCAACAATCCTTCAGATTTCACCAACTTCTGCGAATGATTTCCTTCATCATTCTTTTAATATTGGTTACCTGTAGCTTTGCCTTGCTTCATCTATATGGAACAACCTGGTGAAGCCTGTTTTGAGAGTTGACTTCACAGAAAATTGGCACTGATCGACTGAGTTTCCGTAGAAACCGATCCCTACTTCTTCCTAACCCAATAACACACATTGAATGCCATTACAGTTTTGCCGCATCGTCTTGGGTTGGTGCAGGTAACAAGTAGATGGCTCCCGAAATCAGGGTTAGGGCAACCGCGAGCCAAAATGCGATCGCAGCAGATAGTTGCCATGTGTTTGACAGTGGCGCAATTAACAACGCGATCGCCCCAATCTGTGACACGGTTTTGAGTTTGCCCCAGATATTCGCGCCTGAGATTTTGGGCTGATTGACCCGCCAACCTGCGATCGCTAACTCCCGTCCCAGAATCAAAAACACCCCCCAGGCAGGCACCTGCCCCAATTCGATTAACACCAGTAAAGGAGCCAACACCAACAACTTGTCCACCAGTGGATCTAGAAATTTCCCTAAGTCCGTGACCTGATTTAAGCGACGTGCCAGATAGCCATCTAACCAATCGGTGCCCGCTGAAATCAGAAATATACTCAAAGCAATCCAGCGGCTCTGCTCAGTCGGTTGATAGAGCAAATAGAGGAGAATAGGCACTCCCAGCAAGCGTGAAACGGTGATCCAGGTCGGTAGATTCATAAGATAGGGCGAATGAAGGCAATCCTTTTATGATGAGGGGTAATACGAGTTGAGAAAACCCTATGCAGGTTGAATTAGAACAACCCAATCATCAGATTACCGAAGAGAAGGTATTGATTTTGCAAGGTGTGACGTGGGAGCAGTTCAAGGCGATCGCGGTTCAGTTGCAAGATCACCGAGAGGTCAAACTCTCCTATCTGAATGGAGTTTTAGAGATTATGTCACCGATCGGGGAGCAGCACGAAAAAATTAAAAGTACGCTTAGCTTGTTGTTAGAAGCGTATATGAGAGAGAAGAGTATCCGCTTTTACAAGCGTGGTGGTTTTACCCTGGAGGCAGAAGGATATGCCTCAGGAACCCCTGACGAGTCTTACAGTATTGGTCAATCAGGCGACGTTCCCGATATCG is a genomic window of Oscillatoria sp. FACHB-1407 containing:
- the pgsA gene encoding CDP-diacylglycerol--glycerol-3-phosphate 3-phosphatidyltransferase yields the protein MNLPTWITVSRLLGVPILLYLLYQPTEQSRWIALSIFLISAGTDWLDGYLARRLNQVTDLGKFLDPLVDKLLVLAPLLVLIELGQVPAWGVFLILGRELAIAGWRVNQPKISGANIWGKLKTVSQIGAIALLIAPLSNTWQLSAAIAFWLAVALTLISGAIYLLPAPTQDDAAKL
- a CDS encoding Uma2 family endonuclease, with translation MQVELEQPNHQITEEKVLILQGVTWEQFKAIAVQLQDHREVKLSYLNGVLEIMSPIGEQHEKIKSTLSLLLEAYMREKSIRFYKRGGFTLEAEGYASGTPDESYSIGQSGDVPDIVIEVIVTSGTLNRRKLYEPMRVPEVWFWRTDQLKVFQLQNETYEETSRSQFFPDLDLNLLLHYLAYPDQYDAVQEFEQVIRGDRQP